A part of Larkinella insperata genomic DNA contains:
- a CDS encoding DUF3267 domain-containing protein: MIPTLKAQLYGGLAFLLGLPLLVLPFYLLWSLDFETLKPSTLTEYALLIAGFLVGSVIHELIHGLTAFWYGRLNWSDIRFGVQWKSLTPYCHPIRALPAKTYRVVVAMPLIVLGLIPYAVALLSGSVILLALGVFFTLAASGDLMILWLMRSLADEQRVQDHPSQVGLLVSEARAADQI, encoded by the coding sequence ATGATTCCCACGTTAAAAGCTCAGCTTTACGGAGGACTCGCTTTTCTACTGGGCCTTCCTCTACTGGTTTTGCCTTTCTATCTGCTCTGGTCCCTAGATTTTGAAACCTTGAAACCGTCGACGCTCACGGAGTATGCTCTGCTCATCGCGGGATTTTTGGTGGGCAGCGTCATTCATGAATTGATTCATGGACTCACCGCATTTTGGTATGGGCGATTAAACTGGTCGGATATTCGGTTTGGCGTTCAGTGGAAGAGTCTGACGCCTTATTGCCATCCTATCAGGGCATTACCCGCCAAGACGTACCGGGTGGTGGTGGCTATGCCGTTGATTGTGCTAGGGCTGATACCGTATGCCGTGGCCCTGCTTTCCGGTAGCGTCATCCTGTTAGCGCTGGGGGTGTTTTTTACCCTGGCTGCCAGCGGTGATCTGATGATCCTGTGGTTGATGCGCTCCCTAGCCGACGAGCAACGGGTGCAGGATCATCCTTCTCAGGTTGGCCTGCTGGTGAGTGAAGCCCGGGCCGCTGACCAAATTTAG
- a CDS encoding head GIN domain-containing protein, with protein MKFSTLLSVFFIATLVVLTSCDFERVGPYEEDDRTYGLTNFDRLDMGSAFNVTVREGSNFTIEARGNRRDLDDLDIYTSNGTLHANYRNNHRNRRYDMRITIVMPTLRGVDFSGASRSEVYGFQGLRELDIKLTGASRAEFDVDADRTNIDLSGASDLDLMGASGILNGELSGASKLEAFDYPVDEAELDLSGASSARVRVAKRLDITASGASSVRYRGTPELRSRLSGSSTVRQD; from the coding sequence ATGAAATTCTCCACCCTCTTATCCGTATTCTTTATTGCTACGCTGGTTGTACTGACCTCCTGCGACTTTGAGCGCGTCGGGCCATACGAAGAAGATGATCGCACTTACGGCCTGACTAATTTTGACCGGCTCGACATGGGCAGCGCTTTTAATGTGACGGTTCGGGAAGGAAGCAATTTTACCATTGAAGCCCGCGGAAACCGCCGGGATCTCGACGATCTCGATATTTACACCAGCAACGGTACGCTTCACGCCAACTACCGTAATAACCACCGAAACCGCCGGTACGATATGCGCATCACGATCGTCATGCCGACGCTCCGCGGGGTCGATTTCTCCGGAGCCTCCCGTTCGGAAGTATACGGTTTCCAGGGATTGCGCGAGTTGGATATTAAACTGACGGGAGCCTCCCGCGCGGAGTTTGATGTGGATGCTGACCGCACAAATATCGACCTGTCGGGGGCGTCGGACCTGGATCTGATGGGGGCCAGCGGAATTCTGAACGGCGAGTTGTCGGGCGCCAGCAAACTGGAAGCGTTTGATTACCCCGTCGATGAAGCGGAACTGGATTTGTCGGGCGCCAGCTCGGCCCGGGTTCGGGTAGCCAAACGGCTAGATATAACGGCCAGTGGCGCCAGCAGCGTACGGTACCGGGGAACCCCCGAACTGCGGTCCCGTCTGTCGGGGTCCAGCACCGTGCGGCAGGATTAA
- the pyrR gene encoding bifunctional pyr operon transcriptional regulator/uracil phosphoribosyltransferase PyrR: MNQKRLILASPLLEIVISRLCQELIENHQDFTDTVVLGMQPRGIYFAKRIVAELNQTLQNDIPLGSLDATFYRDDFRRRDLPLRPNTTNVPFLIEDKKVILVDDVIATGRMVRAALDAMTAFGRPRSVELLVLIDRRYNRDLPIKADYIGKRVNTLESQRVLVEWTEQGTETDRIWLME; the protein is encoded by the coding sequence ATGAACCAGAAACGTCTTATCCTCGCCAGCCCGCTATTGGAAATTGTCATCAGCCGGTTGTGCCAGGAACTGATTGAAAATCATCAGGATTTTACTGATACCGTCGTTTTGGGCATGCAACCGCGCGGTATTTATTTCGCAAAACGCATTGTAGCCGAGCTCAATCAAACCTTACAGAACGATATTCCGCTGGGCTCACTGGACGCTACCTTCTACCGGGACGATTTCCGCCGTCGCGACTTGCCACTGCGGCCTAACACGACAAACGTCCCCTTCCTGATTGAAGATAAAAAAGTTATTCTGGTTGACGATGTAATTGCGACGGGCCGGATGGTTCGGGCTGCGCTGGACGCGATGACGGCTTTTGGGCGGCCCCGGTCCGTGGAACTGCTGGTGCTGATCGACCGGCGGTACAACCGTGACTTGCCGATTAAAGCTGATTACATCGGCAAACGCGTGAATACACTCGAATCGCAGCGGGTGCTGGTTGAATGGACCGAGCAAGGCACTGAAACCGACCGCATCTGGCTGATGGAATAA
- the pth gene encoding aminoacyl-tRNA hydrolase, translating to MKFLITGLGNIGPEYMLTRHNAGFMVLDRLAAQHGFSFSLNRLAYTAEWRYKGKIIHLIKPTTYMNLSGRAVSSYLKQLNIPVENLLVITDDKDLPFGKLRLKPKGSPGGHNGLRNIDEVLGTQEYARLRFGIGNAFSKGRQVDFVLGQFPEEEMQELPQHLDRAGDAAISFCTSGLQHTMNFFNQ from the coding sequence ATGAAATTCCTCATTACCGGGCTTGGCAACATCGGTCCGGAGTATATGCTGACTCGCCACAACGCCGGTTTTATGGTGTTGGACCGTCTGGCAGCCCAACATGGTTTTAGTTTCTCCCTCAACCGGCTGGCGTATACAGCGGAGTGGCGATACAAGGGAAAAATCATTCACCTGATCAAACCAACTACGTACATGAACCTGAGCGGACGGGCCGTTAGCTCGTACCTCAAGCAATTAAACATACCAGTTGAAAATCTGTTAGTTATTACGGATGACAAAGATTTGCCATTCGGTAAGCTGCGTCTGAAGCCTAAAGGGTCGCCGGGCGGGCACAACGGACTGCGGAATATTGATGAGGTGTTGGGAACCCAGGAGTATGCCCGGCTTCGGTTCGGAATCGGGAACGCTTTTTCGAAAGGTCGTCAGGTTGATTTTGTGTTGGGCCAGTTTCCCGAAGAAGAAATGCAGGAACTGCCCCAGCACCTTGACCGGGCGGGAGATGCCGCAATCAGTTTTTGTACTTCTGGGTTACAGCATACGATGAATTTTTTCAACCAATAA